From the Bdellovibrio reynosensis genome, one window contains:
- a CDS encoding URC4/urg3 family protein: MSNHTYTEKDLDFLLSPLAIRQSAEKIFELTEKGQTHFTYHPDKFNHVVDYVVDVIRDNYPSLEIPFHSRWGHFRVGGIDRVKTLEAKLQGQDPLEIARTKFDLVITSVLLDAGAGNSWSFQEASSGKSFNRSEGLGVASFYLFIDGSLSSDKSNPFKATAEGLKNLSQNTLEAAFQVSDKNPLVGVQGRLSLLKNLGQTIQAKPELFPGGRPGGLVDYLHKRYGKSLTGPQVLRAVLDGLGDIWPGRVKVGSINLGDIWNYSKVPGGLAAFHKLSQWMSYSLMEPLMDAGFQLTGVEKLTGLAEYRNGGLLLDLGLITLKDQQLLEQAHRPDSELIIEWRGLTVSLLDRIGDKVRNKLNKTDAEFPLAKVLEGGTWWAGRKAAKALRADSSPPLKIESDGTVF; this comes from the coding sequence ATGAGTAACCACACGTACACAGAAAAAGATTTGGATTTTTTACTTTCGCCTTTGGCCATCCGCCAAAGTGCTGAAAAAATCTTTGAACTGACTGAAAAAGGCCAAACTCACTTCACTTATCATCCAGATAAATTCAATCACGTTGTAGATTATGTGGTGGATGTGATCCGTGATAACTATCCAAGCCTTGAAATTCCATTTCATTCTCGCTGGGGTCACTTCCGCGTGGGCGGCATTGATCGCGTAAAAACTCTAGAAGCTAAATTGCAAGGGCAAGATCCATTAGAAATCGCGCGCACTAAGTTTGATCTAGTCATCACCTCTGTTCTTTTGGATGCGGGTGCTGGTAACTCTTGGTCATTCCAAGAAGCTTCAAGCGGTAAGTCATTCAACCGCTCTGAAGGTTTGGGCGTAGCAAGCTTTTATCTATTCATAGATGGAAGCCTATCAAGCGATAAGAGCAATCCTTTTAAAGCAACCGCAGAAGGTCTAAAGAACCTTTCACAAAACACTTTAGAAGCTGCTTTTCAAGTCAGCGATAAAAATCCACTAGTGGGCGTGCAAGGCCGATTGTCATTGTTGAAAAACCTAGGACAAACTATTCAAGCAAAACCAGAATTATTCCCCGGCGGCAGACCTGGTGGCTTAGTGGATTACCTTCACAAACGTTATGGCAAGTCGTTAACGGGTCCACAAGTATTGCGTGCAGTGCTTGATGGTCTTGGAGATATCTGGCCAGGTCGCGTGAAGGTTGGCTCTATAAATCTAGGCGACATCTGGAATTATTCAAAAGTTCCAGGGGGCCTTGCTGCTTTCCACAAACTTTCACAATGGATGAGCTATTCGTTGATGGAACCATTGATGGATGCAGGCTTTCAACTGACTGGCGTTGAAAAACTAACGGGCTTAGCTGAATACCGTAACGGTGGACTTCTGTTGGATTTGGGTTTGATCACTTTAAAAGATCAACAACTTTTAGAACAAGCTCACCGTCCCGATTCAGAATTAATCATTGAATGGCGTGGCCTGACGGTTTCGTTGTTAGACCGTATCGGCGACAAAGTTAGAAATAAACTTAACAAAACTGATGCAGAATTCCCGCTAGCAAAGGTTCTTGAGGGCGGCACCTGGTGGGCCGGTCGTAAAGCTGCGAAAGCTTTGCGCGCAGATAGTTCTCCTCCCCTCAAAATCGAAAGCGACGGAACTGTTTTTTAA
- a CDS encoding type IV pilus assembly protein FimV, whose translation MSFGAASKHAGVHGQKPFKHLLSLRNHQKISELPEKFRRVISKGFRDFYFDMRQRQRILTAIMMFVSCATQAQGPVLHSYVVKDGESLSQIADRIRGGHTYGAGQNLERLLKVNPFIADQNQILTGVEIRIPEWGTDLTAAMANVTNVVVEKRIPAQTEEPTSEVVTHEKVVIQEIVSKDVVIAESAVGKKPVVVENTVIAQKPAPIVIPQTQPDPSRRLPSLLVKEQEEEINHRAEFFGGYQFSSINATDKTSASKADLNSSQDFTAGMRWLQLWSDSFSTSFDFSARSIGIVPLTSSSKTLSNTNQTLMALQFSLNKNIFANSRLGFNFGYSHELFLHGVSATEVSLDIAGVPKAEITFKQALLKKGKTQLEFGWGYSYLGPSSTDTYTIESGQAYSAAMGLRHSKLKAELGYKQRTQNTSFMDVGESNVFGILTYSIDLFKEEER comes from the coding sequence ATGAGCTTTGGCGCGGCTTCTAAACACGCTGGAGTTCATGGACAAAAGCCTTTCAAACATTTGCTAAGTCTGCGCAATCACCAAAAAATTTCAGAATTACCAGAAAAATTCCGAAGAGTTATCTCGAAGGGGTTTCGCGATTTCTATTTCGATATGAGACAAAGACAACGAATTTTAACAGCAATCATGATGTTCGTTTCATGTGCTACTCAAGCACAGGGACCTGTATTGCATTCGTATGTTGTTAAAGATGGAGAATCACTATCACAAATTGCTGACCGTATTCGCGGTGGTCACACTTATGGTGCTGGCCAAAACCTTGAACGCTTGTTGAAAGTAAATCCCTTCATTGCTGATCAAAATCAAATTCTGACTGGGGTAGAGATTCGCATTCCTGAATGGGGTACGGATCTTACTGCAGCCATGGCAAATGTAACCAATGTTGTCGTTGAAAAAAGAATTCCTGCGCAAACCGAAGAACCGACTTCAGAAGTAGTAACCCATGAAAAGGTTGTTATTCAGGAAATCGTTTCTAAAGATGTCGTTATTGCAGAATCCGCCGTGGGTAAAAAGCCAGTTGTTGTGGAAAATACAGTGATTGCGCAGAAACCTGCTCCGATAGTTATTCCTCAGACACAACCAGATCCAAGTCGTCGCTTGCCTTCCCTATTGGTTAAAGAACAGGAGGAAGAAATCAATCATCGCGCCGAATTTTTTGGTGGTTATCAATTCTCCTCCATCAATGCCACTGATAAAACAAGTGCTTCAAAGGCAGATTTAAACTCATCACAGGATTTTACTGCAGGAATGCGCTGGCTTCAGTTGTGGAGCGACTCATTTTCAACTTCATTTGATTTTTCCGCGCGCAGCATTGGTATTGTTCCTTTAACAAGCTCTTCAAAAACCCTAAGCAATACCAATCAGACATTGATGGCATTGCAGTTTTCTTTGAACAAAAATATTTTTGCAAACTCGCGCTTGGGTTTTAACTTTGGTTATTCCCACGAACTTTTTTTGCACGGTGTTTCTGCGACGGAGGTTTCTTTAGATATTGCAGGTGTTCCGAAAGCCGAAATCACCTTTAAGCAAGCTTTGCTTAAAAAAGGAAAAACCCAACTTGAATTCGGTTGGGGCTATAGTTACCTAGGTCCTTCATCTACTGACACCTACACGATTGAAAGTGGCCAAGCCTATTCAGCCGCGATGGGTCTTCGCCACTCAAAATTGAAAGCGGAATTAGGATACAAACAAAGAACGCAGAACACGTCCTTCATGGATGTCGGCGAAAGCAACGTCTTTGGAATTCTAACTTACAGTATAGATCTCTTTAAAGAGGAGGAACGATGA
- a CDS encoding glutathione peroxidase — protein sequence MSKNFHSFTVKSATGAEVPLEKFKDNVVLVVNVASKCGYTPQYSGLEEMYEKFKAQGFTVLAFPCNQFGAQEPGKDEEIQEFCQLNYGVKFPVMAKVDVNGSNAEPVFQYLKESAPGILGTEMIKWNFTKFLVGRDGKVLKRYAPQDEPKDMMDDVSAALKA from the coding sequence ATGTCAAAAAATTTTCACTCATTCACTGTGAAATCTGCCACTGGTGCTGAAGTCCCCTTAGAAAAGTTTAAAGACAATGTCGTGCTTGTCGTGAATGTCGCTAGCAAATGTGGATACACTCCTCAGTATTCAGGTCTTGAAGAGATGTATGAAAAATTCAAAGCGCAAGGTTTTACTGTTCTTGCTTTTCCTTGCAATCAGTTTGGCGCCCAGGAGCCTGGCAAAGACGAAGAGATTCAAGAGTTCTGCCAATTAAATTACGGCGTGAAATTTCCAGTGATGGCGAAGGTCGATGTGAATGGTTCTAATGCAGAACCTGTATTTCAGTATCTTAAAGAGAGTGCACCCGGAATACTTGGCACTGAAATGATCAAATGGAATTTTACGAAATTTCTAGTCGGCCGTGATGGCAAAGTCTTGAAGCGCTATGCACCTCAAGACGAACCAAAAGATATGATGGACGATGTTAGCGCTGCCTTAAAAGCCTAA
- the upp gene encoding uracil phosphoribosyltransferase — translation MNQVKVIDHPLLRHKLGYLRDKDTYSHEFREIVKEVSKILVYEAMRDWKHLEPIAIETPIAKTMAERIVKPPIVVSIMRAGNGMLDAVLSMIPRASTGFIGIYRDKFIHNTVEYYFKMPQDVQNKEIILCDPLIATADTIVAAIDRLKNYGVGKIKVISILASKTGLERILHFHPDVEIYTVNIEEQINELGYLVPGLGDAGDRLFQTK, via the coding sequence ATGAATCAAGTAAAAGTTATCGACCATCCGCTATTAAGACACAAACTAGGCTACCTTCGTGACAAGGACACCTATTCCCATGAGTTCCGCGAGATCGTAAAAGAGGTTTCAAAAATTCTTGTTTACGAGGCTATGCGCGACTGGAAACACCTAGAGCCCATCGCGATTGAAACTCCGATTGCGAAGACCATGGCCGAGCGAATCGTAAAACCACCTATAGTGGTTTCTATCATGCGTGCAGGTAACGGCATGCTAGACGCTGTACTTTCAATGATCCCTCGCGCGAGCACCGGATTTATCGGTATTTACCGCGATAAATTCATTCATAATACAGTTGAGTATTATTTCAAAATGCCTCAGGACGTGCAGAATAAAGAAATTATACTCTGTGATCCTTTGATTGCCACTGCCGACACTATTGTGGCAGCTATAGACAGATTAAAAAACTATGGCGTTGGTAAGATTAAAGTGATCAGTATTCTTGCCAGCAAAACCGGTCTAGAGCGTATTTTGCACTTCCACCCTGACGTTGAAATTTATACCGTTAATATCGAAGAGCAAATCAACGAACTAGGTTACTTGGTACCAGGTCTTGGCGATGCCGGAGACCGCTTGTTCCAAACGAAATAG
- the flgF gene encoding flagellar basal-body rod protein FlgF: protein MGNKGIYTALSGAMAQSTKLDTIANNLANVNTPAFKRDQQLFQEYLTANEKPPQTTQIPRDVAAIESFYNMQGGDKSYVDTKGTFTDFSQGGLKPTGNSLDVAIDGKGFFEIATPTGVKLTRSGNFTLDGNGQLVTKEGHPVLRASAPGEDPAGRVIRVQGNGAISIADNGDVFEGTENVGKLSLVNINNPDCLQKMGSSLYGFKPNMTPEMTNIANPSVKQGFLETSNVNIVQEMTDMISTQRVFESTQKAISAYDQMADKMVNVIGKTN, encoded by the coding sequence ATGGGGAATAAAGGTATCTATACAGCCTTAAGTGGCGCAATGGCGCAAAGTACGAAGCTTGATACTATCGCCAATAATTTGGCCAACGTGAACACGCCAGCCTTTAAGCGTGATCAACAACTCTTTCAAGAATACTTAACGGCTAACGAAAAACCTCCGCAAACAACACAAATCCCTAGAGATGTCGCAGCTATCGAAAGCTTTTATAACATGCAAGGTGGCGACAAAAGTTACGTTGATACCAAAGGAACCTTCACTGATTTTTCGCAAGGTGGACTAAAACCAACAGGTAACAGTCTTGATGTTGCGATTGATGGTAAGGGCTTTTTTGAAATCGCGACACCAACAGGCGTTAAGTTAACTCGTTCTGGTAACTTCACTTTAGATGGCAACGGCCAATTAGTAACTAAAGAAGGTCATCCTGTTTTAAGAGCAAGTGCACCTGGTGAAGATCCTGCTGGTCGAGTAATCCGCGTTCAGGGGAACGGTGCTATTTCAATTGCTGATAATGGTGATGTTTTTGAAGGTACCGAAAATGTCGGCAAACTTTCTTTAGTAAACATCAACAATCCAGATTGTTTGCAAAAGATGGGTTCGTCTTTATATGGCTTTAAGCCAAATATGACTCCAGAGATGACCAACATTGCTAACCCTAGTGTGAAACAAGGTTTTTTAGAAACTTCAAACGTCAATATCGTGCAAGAAATGACGGATATGATCAGCACTCAGCGTGTGTTTGAAAGCACGCAAAAGGCGATCAGTGCTTATGATCAGATGGCCGACAAAATGGTCAATGTGATTGGTAAAACGAACTAA
- a CDS encoding GTP cyclohydrolase II, which translates to MKRSSHVILTSHNSQVYKDSLPIKWGAATALERGPVIGSLTDTTKRNAIGTHSGSYTVYRALSIAQGRYATNHKPDLHNTESPVKIGPHASWFDAKKMVSIDPWGFDVPIHFQKYFADGYDVRPTVAVTQAHLQIPEIYEAVDQGRLKIDGKIINENKDIKITKVAFEPVWYLPGIAERLGVDEGELRKILFQETGGMFPELVTRPDLKVMLPPIGNTTVYIFGNPQDLAKPDVELTCRVHDECNGSDVFGSDICTCRPYLIYGIEDAARTAQRGGVGIIAYYRKEGRALGEVTKFLVYNARKRQAGGDSAATYFHRTECVAGVEDARFQELMPDILHFFGITKIHNLHSMSNMKYDAIVKSGIEVVNRISIPENLIPPDAQVEIEAKKAKGYFNPGAKKTEAELAAVKGRPIDE; encoded by the coding sequence ATGAAAAGATCATCACATGTCATTTTAACATCACATAACAGCCAAGTTTACAAAGACAGCCTGCCAATCAAATGGGGCGCTGCCACTGCATTAGAACGTGGTCCTGTCATTGGTTCGTTAACTGATACAACAAAACGCAACGCCATTGGAACTCACAGCGGTAGCTATACGGTTTACCGCGCCCTTTCGATTGCTCAAGGAAGATACGCAACAAACCACAAGCCTGACCTTCACAATACAGAAAGCCCGGTTAAAATTGGACCTCACGCTTCTTGGTTTGATGCAAAGAAAATGGTTTCTATTGATCCCTGGGGTTTTGACGTACCTATCCACTTCCAAAAATACTTTGCTGACGGTTATGACGTGCGCCCGACAGTGGCGGTGACACAAGCCCATTTGCAAATTCCTGAGATTTACGAAGCGGTAGATCAAGGCCGTCTGAAAATCGACGGAAAGATCATTAACGAAAACAAAGATATCAAAATCACGAAAGTGGCTTTTGAACCCGTTTGGTACCTTCCGGGTATCGCTGAACGTTTGGGCGTTGATGAAGGTGAACTAAGAAAAATCCTTTTCCAAGAAACGGGCGGCATGTTCCCTGAACTTGTGACTCGCCCGGATTTGAAAGTGATGTTGCCACCTATCGGTAACACGACGGTTTACATCTTCGGTAACCCACAAGATCTTGCAAAGCCAGATGTTGAACTTACTTGCCGTGTGCATGATGAATGTAACGGATCTGACGTGTTTGGTTCTGATATCTGCACGTGCCGTCCTTACTTGATTTACGGAATTGAAGATGCCGCAAGAACCGCACAACGTGGGGGTGTGGGTATCATCGCTTATTATCGTAAAGAAGGCCGCGCTTTGGGTGAAGTAACTAAGTTCTTAGTTTACAACGCTCGTAAACGCCAAGCGGGTGGGGATTCCGCCGCAACTTACTTCCACCGTACTGAGTGTGTGGCGGGTGTTGAAGATGCGCGTTTCCAAGAATTGATGCCAGATATCTTGCATTTCTTCGGAATCACAAAAATTCACAACCTTCATTCGATGAGCAATATGAAATACGACGCCATCGTAAAAAGCGGTATTGAAGTCGTAAATCGTATTTCTATTCCTGAAAACCTTATTCCACCAGATGCTCAAGTTGAAATCGAAGCTAAAAAAGCTAAGGGTTATTTCAATCCGGGCGCGAAAAAAACAGAAGCAGAACTAGCGGCTGTTAAAGGAAGACCGATCGATGAGTAA
- a CDS encoding lytic transglycosylase domain-containing protein, translating into MRTWAALIFILFFSSFAHAETNPKAALAQSTAAQPAHKAQTLKEKLKTLTAKSTHVQSDNLIFDLPVTYNKKVSKWVSYFQNSKWFSKWLQRSYMYMPFIQIELKRAGLPQDLAYMVMIESGFAPNAISTADAVGPWQFIEATGSRYGLNKTWWLDERRDLKKSTLAAIRYIQDLYGEFGSWYLVAASYNMGENGLRRQIKKYGTKDYWTLIKLNALPQETQDYVPKILAAMLIAKAPNLYGFRDLEKMDPLEYEVVLVPGGVELNSLADHLGVTRKSLKDLNAELYLGYIPRQVEKHFIRVPKGASRIVSSYVHQINRKVALE; encoded by the coding sequence ATGAGAACGTGGGCAGCGCTTATTTTTATCTTATTTTTTAGTTCATTTGCACATGCAGAAACCAATCCTAAAGCGGCATTGGCGCAGTCAACAGCAGCCCAACCTGCCCATAAAGCGCAAACCTTAAAAGAAAAATTAAAAACGCTCACCGCAAAGTCCACCCACGTTCAATCAGACAATCTTATTTTTGATTTACCAGTCACCTACAATAAAAAAGTCAGCAAGTGGGTTTCTTACTTCCAAAATTCAAAGTGGTTCAGCAAGTGGCTGCAACGCTCTTACATGTACATGCCCTTTATTCAAATTGAATTAAAACGCGCGGGTCTTCCGCAAGATTTAGCTTACATGGTGATGATCGAAAGTGGTTTTGCTCCGAATGCAATCAGCACTGCTGATGCTGTGGGCCCTTGGCAGTTTATTGAAGCGACAGGCTCCCGCTATGGACTTAATAAAACTTGGTGGCTTGATGAGCGTCGCGATTTAAAGAAAAGTACTTTAGCTGCCATTCGTTATATCCAAGATCTTTACGGTGAATTTGGCTCTTGGTACTTGGTCGCTGCGAGTTACAACATGGGTGAAAACGGTCTTCGTCGTCAGATAAAAAAATACGGCACCAAAGATTACTGGACACTCATTAAGCTCAACGCACTTCCACAAGAAACCCAAGATTACGTTCCAAAGATTCTTGCAGCTATGCTGATTGCCAAAGCTCCGAATCTTTATGGCTTTAGAGATTTAGAAAAAATGGATCCTTTAGAGTATGAAGTTGTGTTGGTGCCCGGCGGTGTAGAACTTAATTCGTTAGCCGATCATTTGGGAGTTACCAGAAAGTCATTAAAAGATTTGAACGCCGAGCTGTATCTGGGTTACATTCCTCGTCAGGTCGAGAAGCATTTCATTCGAGTTCCTAAAGGAGCATCAAGAATTGTTTCTTCGTACGTGCACCAGATAAATCGGAAAGTTGCATTGGAATGA
- the udk gene encoding uridine kinase — protein MSVYIVGVAGGSGSGKTHFALDLQRQLGRDNCTIIYQDNYYIDQSHRFDGDGGSVNFDHPSSLDFTLLAQDLQKLRKGLDVQIPIYDFKTHTRQKETILCKPTKIILVDGILILNSMEVRCELDESIFFDTPEELRFQRRLHRDVNERGRTPEGVKKQFELQVRPMHNQYVEPSKNFANTVIKDLGEYSDALQNFCQKLMPA, from the coding sequence ATGAGTGTGTACATAGTCGGAGTTGCAGGCGGAAGTGGTTCAGGAAAAACTCATTTTGCTTTGGACTTGCAAAGACAATTAGGCCGTGACAACTGCACCATCATTTACCAGGACAACTATTATATCGACCAATCCCATCGCTTTGATGGAGATGGCGGCTCTGTTAACTTCGACCACCCTAGCAGCCTTGATTTCACTCTTTTAGCACAGGACCTTCAGAAACTTCGTAAGGGCTTAGACGTGCAAATTCCTATTTACGACTTCAAGACCCACACTCGCCAGAAGGAAACGATCCTGTGTAAACCCACAAAGATCATTCTGGTTGATGGAATCTTAATCCTTAATTCCATGGAAGTGCGTTGTGAACTGGATGAGTCGATCTTCTTTGATACTCCTGAAGAATTGCGCTTTCAACGACGCCTTCACCGTGATGTGAATGAACGTGGTCGTACCCCTGAAGGCGTTAAAAAACAATTCGAACTGCAAGTGCGCCCGATGCACAACCAGTACGTCGAGCCTTCTAAGAATTTCGCCAACACTGTGATCAAAGACCTGGGCGAATATTCAGATGCCCTTCAGAATTTTTGTCAAAAATTAATGCCCGCTTAA
- a CDS encoding aspartate kinase gives MKPLIVQKYGGATLADPEKIKSVASRVCAQSNENSLIVVVSAMGKTTNSLIDLANQVSGHPHRREMDMLLTVGERISMSLMSMALNDLGCSAISFTGSQAGIFTDDSHVNAFIKDVKPFRVEESLKKDQVVILAGFQGVSPQTKEITTLGRGGSDTSAVAMAASFNAERCEILKDVPAVFTADPNIVKSARPLMELNYDQMMDMTFWGAKVLHYRSVELAKQRNVTLYIGPASNKTSDGTLVKKGLNMFETCKALSLNSHETVVGILCKEKNPAKALKELQTLFDQKQIAFPQLLQCEMNADKTEMLLTGPAEIVQAIKKDLANHQRFTLLPNDFSTVTLTCTGATSPEITQNILNILAEKELPSHRLMMSAMSVTVLVDAPIRKQVIESLHALI, from the coding sequence ATGAAACCGCTGATTGTACAAAAATACGGTGGCGCCACGCTGGCTGATCCAGAAAAAATCAAATCAGTCGCCTCTCGAGTCTGCGCACAATCAAATGAGAATTCTTTGATTGTAGTCGTCAGCGCCATGGGTAAAACCACAAATTCTTTGATTGATCTTGCGAACCAGGTTTCTGGTCATCCTCACCGTCGTGAAATGGATATGCTTTTGACCGTCGGTGAACGCATCAGTATGTCTTTGATGTCTATGGCGTTGAATGACTTAGGTTGTTCTGCCATCAGCTTCACCGGAAGCCAGGCCGGAATCTTTACTGATGATTCCCACGTCAATGCTTTTATCAAAGATGTAAAACCGTTTCGGGTGGAAGAATCTTTAAAGAAAGACCAAGTCGTTATTCTTGCGGGATTCCAAGGCGTGTCACCGCAAACAAAAGAAATCACAACGTTGGGTCGCGGTGGTTCTGATACTTCGGCTGTGGCGATGGCTGCTTCTTTCAATGCTGAGCGCTGTGAAATTTTAAAAGACGTTCCTGCGGTATTTACGGCTGATCCAAATATCGTGAAGTCAGCCCGTCCTTTGATGGAATTAAATTACGATCAGATGATGGACATGACTTTCTGGGGCGCCAAAGTTTTGCACTATCGCTCTGTGGAACTAGCAAAACAGCGCAACGTCACTTTGTACATCGGACCTGCTTCTAATAAAACATCCGACGGCACCTTGGTGAAAAAAGGATTGAATATGTTTGAAACTTGTAAAGCTCTGTCTTTGAATTCCCATGAAACTGTTGTGGGCATTCTTTGCAAAGAAAAAAATCCTGCGAAAGCACTTAAAGAATTGCAAACATTGTTTGATCAAAAGCAAATCGCCTTCCCGCAGCTTTTACAGTGCGAAATGAATGCGGATAAAACAGAGATGTTGTTAACGGGCCCCGCTGAAATCGTTCAGGCGATCAAAAAGGATTTGGCAAATCATCAGCGCTTTACCCTTTTACCAAATGATTTTTCGACTGTAACCCTGACTTGCACAGGCGCCACTTCGCCAGAGATCACTCAGAATATTTTAAACATTTTGGCTGAAAAAGAATTGCCGTCCCACCGCTTGATGATGAGTGCGATGAGCGTGACTGTCCTAGTCGATGCACCTATCCGTAAACAGGTGATCGAATCCTTACATGCTTTGATTTAG
- the mmsA gene encoding CoA-acylating methylmalonate-semialdehyde dehydrogenase: protein MSVQIPTQVIDCQNFVSGKFQKGSGLKSDIISPYTGKKIGEFHNSTADDVQTAVAAAKSAQKEWAEVPMKERTKVMFNLRQILMRDLDEISHLKSSESGKSFNEGRAGLLKGIEVLEFAIALQNMDLGGKSEVSRGVTCEYRREPLGVIANITPFNFPAMVPMWTIPISLTLGNAYVWKPSEKTPLTSMKIAAALKEAGLPDGLFQVLQGGKETVEAIIDHKDVKAVGFVGSTKVAQAVYERATRQGKRALALGGAKNHIVLLPDANPELSGIGISDSFTGCAGQRCMAAAVLLAVGNVDKHIQKIVERASSLVLGKDMGAIITKSQVEFLNKAINQAEKEGATILLDGRKAKAPAGMEEGHWIGPTILDHVNPQSDVAKIELFGPVLSIVRCHDISEAMKIENNVEYGNACSVFTSSGNLAEKVVRMASTGMVGVNVGVPVPREPFSFGGVNASKFGHGDITGHQSLDFWSNVKKVTVKWEKQEDNNWMS, encoded by the coding sequence ATGAGTGTGCAAATTCCAACTCAAGTCATCGATTGCCAGAATTTTGTTTCTGGAAAATTTCAAAAAGGCAGTGGCCTAAAATCAGATATCATCAGCCCCTACACTGGGAAAAAAATCGGCGAGTTCCATAACTCCACTGCTGACGATGTGCAGACAGCGGTTGCCGCTGCGAAGTCCGCGCAAAAAGAATGGGCCGAAGTGCCAATGAAAGAACGCACGAAAGTGATGTTCAATCTGCGCCAAATTTTGATGCGCGATTTAGATGAAATCTCTCATTTGAAAAGTTCTGAGTCAGGTAAAAGTTTTAATGAAGGACGTGCGGGCCTTTTAAAAGGTATCGAGGTTCTTGAGTTCGCCATCGCTTTGCAAAACATGGATCTTGGTGGCAAGTCCGAAGTTTCCAGAGGTGTAACTTGTGAATACCGTCGCGAGCCTTTAGGAGTTATCGCCAACATCACTCCATTTAACTTTCCGGCGATGGTACCTATGTGGACGATTCCAATATCTTTGACTCTTGGTAATGCTTACGTGTGGAAGCCTTCCGAAAAAACTCCACTCACTTCAATGAAGATTGCGGCGGCTTTAAAAGAAGCGGGTCTTCCTGATGGTTTGTTCCAAGTGCTTCAAGGTGGAAAAGAAACAGTTGAAGCGATCATCGATCACAAAGATGTGAAAGCTGTGGGCTTCGTTGGTTCTACAAAAGTGGCGCAAGCTGTTTACGAACGCGCGACTCGCCAAGGTAAAAGAGCTTTGGCACTAGGCGGAGCTAAAAACCACATCGTCCTTTTACCTGACGCAAATCCTGAGCTTTCTGGGATCGGCATCAGTGATTCTTTCACGGGTTGTGCGGGTCAACGTTGTATGGCGGCGGCTGTTTTGCTTGCCGTAGGTAACGTTGATAAACACATTCAAAAAATTGTTGAACGTGCAAGCTCTCTTGTTCTTGGTAAAGACATGGGTGCTATCATCACTAAATCCCAAGTGGAATTTTTAAATAAAGCCATCAACCAAGCCGAAAAAGAAGGTGCCACTATTCTTCTTGATGGCAGAAAAGCAAAGGCACCCGCTGGAATGGAAGAAGGCCACTGGATTGGTCCAACAATCTTAGATCACGTAAATCCGCAAAGTGATGTCGCGAAGATTGAACTTTTCGGACCGGTATTAAGTATCGTGCGTTGCCACGATATTTCTGAAGCAATGAAAATTGAAAACAATGTGGAGTATGGAAACGCCTGCTCGGTCTTCACCAGCAGCGGAAACTTGGCTGAAAAAGTCGTGCGCATGGCTTCTACCGGAATGGTAGGGGTCAACGTCGGCGTTCCTGTTCCCCGCGAGCCCTTTTCATTCGGCGGCGTGAATGCGTCGAAGTTTGGTCACGGTGATATCACTGGACACCAGTCACTTGATTTCTGGTCAAACGTGAAAAAGGTCACCGTGAAATGGGAAAAACAAGAAGATAACAACTGGATGTCATAA